The DNA segment GTGGGTTCGACGAGCTGGCTTGCGATCAAGACCGAGATCGAGGGCGTCATTCGTACGTTCGTCCCGTTCGTTGTCGCGTTCGCCCTGCTCGGCTTGGTCCTCGCCGTGTTGATCGTGGTGAATGTGGTGGCGGGCGCGGTGGTCGCCGGCTTCCGCACGATCGGCGTGCAGAAATCGCTGGGCTTCATACCGGCCCAGATCACTGCGATCTATTCCGGTCAGGTCCTGATCGTCAGCGTGCCGGCCGGGCTGCTCGGCGTCGCGGCCGGCCACCTCGCCTCGATCCCGCTGCTGCGGCAGACCAGCGACGCCTACCAGGTGACCGGCGCGCCGTCGGTGCCGCTCGGGGTGGACGCCGCCGTCCTGGCCGGAGTGATCTTGCTGGTCACGCTCGCCGCCGCCGGTCCGGCGCTGCGGGCCGGCCGCCTCTCCGCGGTGCGAGCGATCACCGTCGGCCGCGCCCCGACCGGCGACCGTGGTGTGCGTGTCCGCCGGATGCTCGCCGCCCTGCCCCTGCCCCGTGCGATCGGTTTCGGACTCGGGACGCCGTTCGCCCGGCCCGCCCGCAGCCTGGTCACCGTCGTGGCGGTGGTGCTCGGCGTGACCACGGTGGTCTTCGCGACCGGCCTCGCGGCGTCGCTGACCAGGGTCGCCTCACTGGGCAGCCGCCTCGACGCGGTCCCGGTCCGGGTCGGTGTGCACCCGCGGGGCCCGATGCCGCAGGGCTGGACACCGGAGGCCTCGGACACCGCCGCGATCCGGGAGATCATCGAGGCGCAGCCCGGTACTGCTCATGTGGCCGGTGAGACCGAGCAGGACACCACGATGGCCGGTTACTCCCAGCCACTGTCGGTCCGGGCGTACCAGGGTGACGCCTCCTGGGCCGGCTATCCGTTGCTCCGAGGTCGCTGGTATTCCGGGACGACCGAGGCGGTGGCCGGCTCCCGGATGCTGACCCTGACCGGCGCCGAGATCGGCGACACCGTCACGCTCGGCACCGGGCAGAAGGTGACCATCGTCGGCGAGGCGTTCAGCAACGGCTCCGACGCGACCCTGCTGATGGACATGGCCGCCCTGCCCGGCCTCACCCCGCAGATCTTCGACGTCGGCCTGGCGCCCGGAACCGATCACCGGTCCTACATCGCCTCCCTCCGCTCGGCCCTCGGCGACCTGCAGGCGG comes from the Actinoplanes sp. OR16 genome and includes:
- a CDS encoding ABC transporter permease — its product is MTAVLRAAAAAARRRRVQSLVIGAVVLLSAATGVLALGLIIASGAPFDAAFTRQNGAHAAVTFEGGGDALAATAGRAGVTAAAGPYKTVDARLSGARGDRQPGPVVGRDTADSTIDRLEVTDGAWLTGIGQIVLSPGAAGWDDLAWKVGDTVTVDGVALTVVGIASSATETATAWVWPTQDDVLTGGDWQMLYRFADPQAVDAGIETVTAGLPAVGSTSWLAIKTEIEGVIRTFVPFVVAFALLGLVLAVLIVVNVVAGAVVAGFRTIGVQKSLGFIPAQITAIYSGQVLIVSVPAGLLGVAAGHLASIPLLRQTSDAYQVTGAPSVPLGVDAAVLAGVILLVTLAAAGPALRAGRLSAVRAITVGRAPTGDRGVRVRRMLAALPLPRAIGFGLGTPFARPARSLVTVVAVVLGVTTVVFATGLAASLTRVASLGSRLDAVPVRVGVHPRGPMPQGWTPEASDTAAIREIIEAQPGTAHVAGETEQDTTMAGYSQPLSVRAYQGDASWAGYPLLRGRWYSGTTEAVAGSRMLTLTGAEIGDTVTLGTGQKVTIVGEAFSNGSDATLLMDMAALPGLTPQIFDVGLAPGTDHRSYIASLRSALGDLQADAQLSAETQENEVVAVMIGLIATLTVLLATVAGLGVLNTVMLNTRERVHEIGVLKSVGMTPAQIRLLVVSSVVLIGAVGGVLAVPLGLALHGWALPVMAGSAGLVLPQSILDVYEPWTLVALAASGIVLAVLGALVPGGWAARTRASTALRAE